The segment AGACTGTAGGTAAGGGTGGCTCTATTATGGTCAATGGTAAGGCACAGCTAGACGAGGTTTACTCCGACACTAAGATTGTGATCACAGACAATCACGAGAGTGGATACGCTCTGAATACTCTTAAGAAGGTTTCCAAGGGTGACACTATTGATATCTTTAAGGATCGCTACTTCTATGCTACGGATGCAGATGTAGAGGTGGTTGCTACCTTTACAGATGATGTCTGCAAGGTGATCCTGAAGAAGCTTGGCAAGGGTACCCTCAAGCTCAAGGGTGATGGTCTCGATACGAGAGGTCTACCTCGTGGTATGGAGATCGAGCTCGTTGCCGAGACTAGCGAAACTTCCGACTGGGAGCTTTCTGACCTTAAACTGACCAACCTTAAGACGGGTAAGAAAACCAACATTCTTAGCTCAAAGAGCTTTAAACTGACAGACGATATGGAGGTCTTCGCCGAGTTCCAAAATGAAAACGGTGAGGAGCCTGGAGATACTGTCACATGGGATGGCGAGCAGTGGCTCGGTGTCATCATGCCAACCGTACCAAGCTCTGAGGAGGCTCAGCTCTATCCTAACCCCGCTACAGACTTCGTCACCGTCGCTGGTGCACAGCCTGCTACGACGGTTAACGTCTACACGCTCTCAGGCGAGCTCGTTCGTAGCTATGCTACCAGTCGTGAGGGTTATGCAGAGCTATCAGTAGCTGATCTACCCGAGGGTACTTACATTGTCCTCATCGGCAATGATCCTCGCAAGCTGATCATACGTCGTTGATGACAAGGACGACTCTATAATATAAGGTACAGTGTGGATGCACAGTAGTTATGTTGCTCCACACTGTATCTTATGTTTGGGTCGTGACTAGACTCTATAGTTATATCTAATCAAACAAAGCACAGTTTACACCGCTTTATGAATCATTCATTTATATCCAAACTACTAGCTGTGGGTGTCGTAGCCCTCTCTTGGGTTGGAGGGCTTGTAGCACAGCAGTCCTTTGGAGGCGTACCAGCTGGCTTCACAGCCTCCACGACAGAGCTTCGCTCGGCTGGAGCTACGCCTGTCATTCGTGTCCTCCCCGAGTTCAACGTCCAGGACTTCAAGACAGCACACCAGTGGAACAAGGGACAGGTACAGTTCAAGCGCCTTACCATCGGTCGTGTCTTAGAGACCTCTATCGACTTCTCTCGTCAGGCTCAGGCTACCGAGCTAGAGTATGGCAAGGTTATCTACCGCCTGCGTATCTCCTCTCCAGGAGCTCAGGCTATGACGCTCCTCTATGATGACTTCTTCATTCCTAATGATGGAGGTCGTCTCTACATCTATACCCCTGATCGCTCTGTACTCTTAGGAGCTTACACCTATGAGACCCATCCCAAGCATGGTGGCTTCGCTAATGAGCCTCTGAATGGTGATGAAGTAATTATGGAGTATGAGCCAGGACGTACAGGAGCAATGCCCACGCTACTAGTCTCTGGTGTTGGCTACATTTACGATGCTAGAGTAGACAACGGGACCAACAAGCTCCGTATGCTTTATCCAGGTGAGGATGAGAGTGGTGATCCGATCCCTCAGATCGGTATCAACTGCCCTGAGGGTGCTGAGTGGCAAACTGAAAAGGCTGGTGTCTGCCAGCTCATCATGTATGATGAGGAGGGCATCGGACTCTGCTCGGGTAACTTGATGAACAATACCAATCTAGACTTCAGACCCTTTATTCTCTCCGCTGCACACTGTATCTCTCTGACCACCAAGCAAGAGGTAGCGCAGAAGTATCTAGACAAGTGGACATTCGTCTTCCACTATGAGAAGCCCACTTGTAGCAATGGCTCTGTAGCGCTCAATCGAGGCAAGTCTGTCGTAGGTTGTGATGTACGTACGTTCCTTCCCTTCCTGGGTATGAGTGATGGTCTACTCCTCGAGGCACATACACAGGTACCTGAGAACTATCGTGTCTACTACAACGGTTGGGATCGCTGGTCTGTACTGCCCAAGACTCCTGCTGTAGGCATACATCACCCTATGGGAGATGCTAAGAAGATCTCTATCGCAGATGGTCCTATCAGAATAGGTCAGTGGGACACAGGCGATGGAGAGGCCGGAGCTGAGAAGGCTCACTTCGAGTTCCAATATACACATGGTGCTACTGAGGGTGGATCCTCTGGCTCTTCACTCTTTAGTGCCGAGCACCTAGTCGTCGGTACGCTGACTGGTGGTCGTACAGGGGGTGATGACTTCTACGGACGTCTCAAGTTCCACTGGGATCACTTTAAGAAGAATGATTCGATCGACTGTATGGACATCTACCTCGATCCTAAGGAAGGGGGTTCAGCTCGTAAGCTAGAGGGTACGTGGCGCAATGGCCTGAAGCCTCTGCAGCCTGTGTCCGACTTCAAGGTACAGGTGACCAATACGGAGGCTCACCTCTCTTGGACAGCTATTGACAAAAACACGATCCCTGCTGAGTGGAAGGTCTTCTATCGCATCTATCGCAATGGAGCCTTTATCACAGAGGTTACAGAGAATAAGTACACCGAGTCACGTGAGGTCGCTCTCGGAGACAAGGCTCGTGAGGGTTCTGTCGTCTATGGCGTACAGGTGCGCTACGACTACGGAGGTAAGACGCTACCCGATGATGGTTATAATGGGGGTGCCGCATATACTTCCGGCGAATCTGATCTCATCGAGCAGGGCGCTTTCTGGGGCAATGCCGTACACACGATGCCTGCTACCGCCAAGGCTAGTAGCAATGGTGTCCTCGTCTCTTGGCATGATCCGGCTAACCTACAGGAGGTCTCTCTCTTTGGTTACCCCAACAAGATGGAGTTCATTACTTACAAGCATCCTAAAGCTGAGCTAAAAGGTCGTTACACTACGCCAAACCGCTACAACCTGACGGTTCGTATCGCCAGTGATCGCTTTGTCGGTGAGGCTACTCCTACGCTCTATGCCGTACGTCTGGTACCTGACTCACTGATCAATGTCCCTGATGCTAAGGATGCTCAGCGCTACACGATCATCCTGCGCAATGGTACTGAGCGTAATGACAAGGTGGGTGGTATCGCTGGTATTACGTATGAGCAGATGTTCAACGTACCACAAGACTGGAAGCCCGGTGAGTGGGTTACGGTAGTCCTAGACAAGCCCTTCAGGATCAATCCTATGAATGATCTCTTCATCGGCTATGGTATCACCAACAATGACAACGCTGCAGGTGTCGTCTGTGTCAAGAACACCAACGACGCTTTACGTCCTTACGTGGACGCCTTCCTGCTTTCTGGTCAAAGGTCCGTGCCATACCCTGAGTCCAAGTACAAGGGCTCCACAGTGCCTGAGGAGTATCACGCTATGCGCTTCGTCTTCGCTCCCTCTGAGAATGTAGAGAAGCACAACGACTTCACTTGCTTTGCCAAGGGTAAGGTACCCGTACCATTCCCCAAGGTCAAGAGCTATAAGCTCCTCAAGAATGGTAAGGTCATCGCTGAGGGTCTCACTGCCAATGAGTATCAAGATGCTACGGGCAATACGACCGACAGCTACACCGTAGAGGTTGTCTACGAAGATGGTGGTGCTTATGCTCCTGTAGGAGTCAGCGAGGTAGAGCGTAGTCTCGAGCCTGTCGCTTATCCTACGCAGCTTGATGCTACGGCACAGCTATACGTAGAGAACAGTGCTGAGGTGCTGACGCTCCGTGTCCTAACCGTCGATGGTACTAACGTGATGCAGATTGACCAGCCAGGCCGCGTCGTAGATCTCTCTACACTACCTGCTGGTCAGTATGTTGTCGTGATGCAGACGGCAGCTGGTACTTTCACACAGTACATCACCAAGTAAAGTCACTCTACGAGACCATGACGCCATAAGACCTTTGGTCTCATCAGGGATCTAGCGCGACCCAGAGCAGACTAAGCGCGCACGACCCCATTATCTATAGATAGAAGCGTGGTAAGGACAGAGATCCTTATCACGCTTCTGCGTGTATGACGGGCATGTCATACATCTGTGGTGAAAGTCCACACGGGGCGTAGTTGCCAACGAACCCCATAGCGACTTGCAAGTTTCAAGGGGTGACCCTTGGGAGAGAAGAAGCAATAGCGAATTCGTGGCCTGACGAACAGAAACCTAATACCAAGGCGTATCAAGCGGACAAGCTGGCACGCGACAGTGAAGCTCCAAAAGGCAACCGTAACCTTGATGCGTAAATTAGGCAGGTAAACGATGAAAGATGTATGGCTTATCCCGTGAGGCCTCGGCAGTCCTCAAGGATAGTAACAACGAATGTCGAGGAGTCAGCAGAGGTCGAAGTAGCCGTTCTCGCGCAGAACAAGGCGAAGGACCGAATAATTCGTAACGTTAATCAAGAATGTATGTTCCGATGTTTTTGCTGACGAGTGGCAACGGTCAAAACGTCAATGCGATCGACCACATAGAGCTAAGCACGCGAGCATCGGAAGCGGAAATTAAGAAAGACGGAAGATGAAACTAATCGAACAGATACTCGCCAAGAATAATGTACGCGAGGCACTCAATCGTGTTGTGAGCAACAAGGGCGCCTCGGGTATAGACGGTATGAAAGTCGAGGAGCTCCGCGACTATATGAACGCCAATTGGACGAGCATCAAGCAGTCGATCCTAGAGCGTAGGTACAAGCCAGCCCCCGTACGGAGGGTTGAGATACCTAAGCCCAACGGAGGCGTACGCAAGCTCGGTATCCCGACCGTTGTCGACCGAACCCTTCAACAATCGATTGTCCAAGTCCTGACTCCCATCTTCGAGGCAGAGTTTCAAGAGAACAGCTACGGCTTCCGCCCCGGCAGGAGCTGTGAGCAAGCCGTTCAGAAGCTTTTGGAATACCTCAACGAGGGAGCGGAGTGGATAGTTGACATAGACTTGGAGAAGTTCTTCGACAATGTTCCACAAGACAAACTGATGAGTTATGTGGGTCGTGTGATCCATGACCCAGACACCGAAAGTCTGATACGCAAGTATCTGAAGTCGGGCGTAATGGAGAATGGTCTTTACGAAGCCACAGAACTCGGCACGCCCCAAGGTGGCAATTTGTCCCCCTTGTTGAGCAATGTGATGCTCAACGAGCTAGATAAGGAAATGGTCAGACGGGGGCTGCGCTATGTTCGATACGCAGACGACTGCGTCATAGCAGTAAGAAGCGAAGCAAGTGCCAAACGAGTGATGCACTCTGTCACCCAATGGATAGAGCGTGTCCTCGGGCTTAAGGTCAATGCCACCAAAACGCACGTCTGCCGACCGAGCAAACTTAAGTACCTCGGTTTTGGATTTTACAAATCCCCTCAGACCAAGCAGTGGACGGCAAGACCTCACGAGGACTCCGTAGCGAAGTTTGTCAGGAAGCTGAAGAAACTATGCAAACGCTCGTGGAGCATCTCCATGACTGCCCGTATCACAATGCTGAACAGAGTGATACGTGGATGGATAAACTACTTTGCCATTGGAGCTATGAAAGGCAAGATGGTAGGGATAGACGAACATCTGCGCACGATGCTACGTAAGGTGATATGGAAGCAATGGAAAACACCTCGAAAGCGAGCCTGGGGGCTACGCAAGCTTGGTATCTGCAACGACTTAGCCAAGCTCACCTCGTGCAGCGGAGACCGCTACGAATGGGTGGTGAGACGTACATGCGTGGTACGAGCAATATCGAAAGATGTGCTAGCCCGCAGAGGCCTCGTAAGCTGTTTGGACTACTATGCGATTAGACACTCTTTGAAAACGAATTAAACCGCCGTATGCCGAACGGCACGTACGGTGGTGTGAGAGGAAAGGAAACGAAAGTAGGTCAGAAAACTTTCGTTTCCCGACCTACTCGATTATAGAGTCCATCTACGTCCTCAACTCCGCACATCTCTCGGGTAGCCTGCTGTAGGGACGCACGGCTCGTGCGTCCGTTCCCGTTAAAACTTCGATGCTGTAACTTTTGATGCAACGGACGCACGAACCGTGCGTGTAACGATGATACGTGTAACCCTTTGTAGGGACGCACGGCTCGTGCGTCCGTCCCCGTCAAAACCACAACGCTGTAACCTTTGATACAACGGACGCACGAACCGTGCGTCCCTACAGCGGGTTACACGTCTTGCGGTACTACAACGGAGACCTCCGATCGGAGGCCGACTCGTTACAATAATTTAGATCCGACTACGTATCGATACGGCGCTATGTCGAGAAAAAGTGATTTCCACGTGGATATTTCGAAATATCCAGGTGGAGAATTTTTATTTTCCACGTAGGGGAGAAAAAATTCTTCGGAGGAATCAAATGAAACTTCGGAGGAAATGAATGACGCCCACGTGGAAAATAAAAAATATCCACGTGGAGATTTGAGATTTCCCACGTGGATATTCGAGAAAGGAGGGAATCGGACGAATTTCCTCGTAAAGATATGTAATTAGGGATTAGAGGTTAGAGATTAGAGGTTAGAGGGGCTAGTGGCACTAGTGCTCCTAGTAGGTCTAGTGCTCCTAGAGTCTAGTGTCTAACCTCTAATCTCTAACCTCTAATCTCTAACCTCTAACCTCAAAACTTCGCAAATCGGCAATAGGTCTCGCCTTGATGCACATCCCGTGTTGTCCCTACGGCGGCTTACTCGTCTCATCGGGCTAGCCGAGACGGTCAGCTTCACGCTGTGATTTCGTATCTTTGTGGCGTCTATCAATTTATATAAGAGCGATGCCTAAGAGACTTATCTCCACACTTTGTCAGTCAGCACTGCTATTGCTGACGCTGTTCCTCTTTAGCCAGTGCGGTGCACGTAAGGCTACACCACGGCGACCGCATGTCGAGCTACCCGAGTGCAGCATCAGTGATGACGCCTACTCGGTGCCTCAGCTGCCTGGAGCTGAGATGCGCGCTGTGTGGCTCACCTCGATCTTTGGACTAGACTGGCCGAAGGTCTCTGCAGATACTTACTCAGGTATGGTACGGCAGCAGGAGTCGCTCGACAAGATGCTAGATGCCTTTGTGCAGGCGGGGATCAATACGGTCTTCCTACAGGTACGTCTGCGTGGTGACTTGCTCTATCCGAGCAGTGTCGAGCCGCTCTCTCCTACGGTTAGCAAGACGGGTGCGCTGCCCAATGGCTATGATCCCCTCCAGTATGCTATCGATGCGTGTCATCATCGTGGTCTGAGTGTACATGCCTGGATGGTGGTCTATCCACTAGGCACGAATGATCATGTGCGCTCGCTAGCTAAGCAGGGTAAAGGCTTCTACGCAGCACATCCTGAGCTGTGTCTCCGACAGGGCAACGCTTGGTTTATGGATCCCGCGCAGCCCGCTGTACGTACGCACATGGCTCAGCTGGTACGAGACTTAGTCACGCGCTACGATGTGGATGGCGTGCACCTAGACTATATCCGTTACCCCGATGGTCCGAAGAAGTTTGACGATCTCAAGAGCTACCAGCGCATGAACCCCAAGCGACTCCCTCGTATGGAGTGGCGTGAGGCGAATGTGACAGCTATGATCGATACGCTCCACCGTACGCTGCAAGAGGTAGCACCCGAGGTGGCGCTCTCGACAGCTTGCATCGGTAAGTATCAGCAGTTGCCGAAGCCTGCCCCTGGGGGCTACTTCTGCAAGAATGATGTGTCGCAAGATCCGCTCGTCTGGTTTCAGCGGGGCATCGTGGACTTCATCGTGCCGATGATTTATTACAAGGATGCGCACTTCAACTACTATATAGCAGACTGGGCTAAGCGCATCGCGCCCTACGGACCCATCGTAGCTGGACTAGGTGTCTATCGCCTCTATGACAATTCGCGGTGGAAGCTACAAGACATCTACAATCAGCTCGACACATTGTCGCATTATGGACTCTCAGGGGTGAGCTACTACCGAGCTGAGCAGTTCTTGCAGATGTATGATCAGCTACCGGCAGAGCGTCAGGATCAGCTCCTCTTGCCGACACGTCGTCCCGCCTTCGGAGCGGAGCCCCGTATCCCCTTTGGTATGGCAAAGGTTGAGGAGATCGTGGATCAAGGTGAGCGGCTGACTATCTCGTGGAGCTATGACCTCCAGGAGCCGACGGGGCACACCTTCAATCTCTATTACCGTCTCTACGGATCGCATCTCGACTGTCCACTGGTACTACTCGGGCAAAACCTTGCAGGACGCTCGGCGACTATCTCGCGAGACTTCCTACCAGAGGATGTCTTGGTCGAGTTCTTTGTAGAGCCGGCGGCTTTCAGTGGACATACAGGCAAGCTCTCTGCGGGAGCGCTTTACTACAACTCCCGTGAGCTAAAGAAATAGTGTATGTGGGGGCTCTACCTGCATATCCCGTTTTGTCCCACACGGTGCATCTACTGTGACTTTTACTCGCAGAGCGACTTGTCGCTACAGAGTGCCTTTGTGGAGGCTCTCTGTCGTGAGTTAACGATCTACTGTGACCGAGGGCTGTGGGCTACAGCTCCTCGTACCATCTATCTCGGCGGAGGTACGCCTAGTAGCCTCCCGCTCCCGCTCCTAGAGCGACTCATGCAGCATATACACTCGCTTTGGAGACTAGATAAGTCGATCGAGATCACTATTGAGGCAAACCCCGAGGATGTGTCGCCAGAGTGGGCTAGGGGCGTAGCGCAGCTAGGCTTCAACCGCATCAGCCTAGGGGTGCAAAGCTTGAGCGATGAGACGCTACGCTTCTTACAGCGTCGCCACTCAGCTGCACAAGCCGAGCTGGCGATCAGCTATATACGCGAAGCAGGCATTAGCAATGTGAGCATCGATCTGATATTTGCGCTACCTAAGGGTTATGAGCAGCACTGGTTCGAGAGCTTGGCACATGCGTTAGTACTGCCCGTGACACACCTTTCTGCCTATGGTTTGACCTACGAAAGTGGCACACGCCTGGATCGTATGCGGGAGAGCGGAGCGGTGACCCCCTCGAGCGAAGAGACCTACGTGAAGCAGTACTATGCTCTAGTCGCAGCCTGTCGGAAGGCAGGCTTTACGCATTACGAATTGTCTAACTGGGCGCTCCCTGGCTTTGCTTCTCAGCACAATAGCGCTTATTGGGACGGTACGCCCTACCTAGGTTTAGGACCTAGCGCACATAGTTACATGGCGAGGCATCGCTGGTGGAATCTCTCCGACATACACCTATATATAGAGCGACTGCAGCAAGACACACTCCCGATCGCTGATGAGGAGTGGCTCTCACTGACTGAGCTATCCGAAGAGTGCATCATGCTGGGGCTACGTACTAGTCGTGGTATAGACCTCCGTAGGCCCGTGCTGCAGGGAGTCCCGCTTATGGATCGTGCCACGCCGTGGCTCGATCAGGGACTACTCACCTACACCGCCGATGATCACTTGCGTCTCACCCACGAAGGCCTGATCTGGTGTGACCGCATCTGTACGGCACTCTGCTAGCACGCTACCGCTGCGGTCATAGGTGTGTCGTGTGTCTAGAGTGGGGAGTGGGGAAGCTATGCGATAGGCTCATTTTACCTAGGTTAAGGTATTGACAGACTCAGAGATAGCGTCTACCTTTGCAAACAGAAATACCAACATAACGTTTCAAAGCAAATGAAGAATACCGGACTATACTTCGGCTCCTCTACGGGCCATGTCGAGGGCATCGCAGATAAGGTTGCCCAGTTACTAGGGATTGATGCAGCTAATGTACACAACGTAGCAGATGCTACCCCAGAGTCTGCCCTGGCGTACGATCTCCTCATCTTCGGCTCCTCTACTTGGGGCTATGGCGACCTACAAGACGATTGGGAGGGATTCCTCCCCAAGCTTGTTAAGCAAGATCTCTCGGGCAAGCAGTTTGCTGTCTTCGGCTGTGGTGACTCAAGCAGCTATCCAGACACCTTCTGCGATGCTATGGCCGAAATCGCTGAGCAGGTTACTGCTGCTGGAGCGACGCTCGTAGGGCAGATCCCTGCAGAAGGTTATAGCTACGAGGCTACGCGCTGTGAGGTGGACGGTCAGCTCATCGGCTGTTGTCTAGACGAAGACAACGAGAGTGACGAGACGGACGATCGTCTCGATACGTGGGTACAAGCTATCCAAAAGGCATAACGCATATCTGCGAGGCTTCCTTCATAATTCTTTTTTTCTGTTAGTTAAGTGTGTATGTCGACCGAGTGGGTGATGCTGAGTGATAAGGTTTACGAGTTTCAGAAAGGGATACGACCTCTATTTCTCTGTACCGTAAGCAGAGAGGTAGCACCTCTTCTGATGAGACGCTTGGAGCGTGCTGGCATAGCTTACCATCTAGAGGAGATCTCTAGTGTGTCACCGCGTGTCAATCTCTTCTTTGGCAAGAAGCTATGTATCGCCATTATCTCTGAGATGGTGAGAGGACGATCCTTGACAATGCTTTCACCAGAGGAAGACTTTATCCTCGGTACCCTGCTCGGCTACGACACTTGTCAGCAATGTGAGCGCTATCAGCGACGTAAGCAAAGCATGAGACAGGTAGCCGCTAGCTAACACGACTTGGCGTCACATAGTTAGATCGTTGGGTGATGGCGTAGTAGTTTGATCTACTCGTCATCACCCGATTGTTTTGTAGGATGGAAGGTTAGGAAGATTGTTTGTAGTATCCATATTTTTCGTACCTTTGCATCACGTTCTAGCCCAAATGGGGATCAGTGCACACGCTATGATCTCAAAATAAGGGCGAGCCGCTAGCTCAGCTGGTAGAGCACAACACTTTTAATGTTGGGGCCATGGGTTCGAATCCCATGCGGCTCACAGACGACCTCGGATACTTTATAGTGATACAACACTTCAGATGGTCTCTCGGTAGCTTACTGGGAGGCTTTTTTGTATCTATGGCTAGCGGTAATACATCCGTCGTCAGCCTCCGTGGGAGTAGTAGCTCATCGTGTGGGGGAAAAATCCCAATCTTCACGTGGCAATAACAGCAAAAGTAGTCGTTTCAGTCCTTTGGGTGCGATATTGTTCTGCTGCTTTGCGCTATATTTCTTATCTTTGCTCTCAGTACTATCAGCTACCTTATGAAGTCTCTAGTCAAACTTGTCCTCACTATACTTCTAGCTACAATAGCCTGTCCGCTGGACATGCTAGCACAGCAAAAAACGTATACGATCGTGATCGATGCTGGTCACGGCGGACATGATGCGGGAGCTTGTGCCTTCGGACGTAAGGAGAAGGATATCAATCTGGCGGTAGCGCTCTTGACTCGCAAATATATTGAGGAGGCACATCCTGAGATCAAGGTCTATATGACCCGATCTACCGATGTCTTCGTCGGGTTGCAGCAACGTGCTAACTTTGCTAATAGGAAGAAGGCTGACCTCTTCATCAGTATCCATACCAACTCGGCTTCGAGCTCCAAAGCCTCTGGCACAGAGACCTATGTGCTGGGTTTGCGCCGTGCTAATGATAATCTAGAGGTCTCTAAGCGTGAGAATCGGGTGATCCTCCTAGAGAAGGACTATAAGGAGACTTACGAGGGCTTTGATCCAAACAGCACGGAGAGCTACATCATCTTTGAGTTTATGCAAAACGTGCACCTTGCGACGAGTATCGATGTGGCCAGCGAAGTGCAGAAGTCCTTTGTCAAGCTGGGCCGAGGCAACCGTAGTGTGCGACAAGGTCCCTTCCTCGTGATACGAGAGACGGCTATGCCGAGTATCCTCGTGGAGCTAGGCTTCATCACAAACAAAGCTGAGTCCGACTACCTCGCTAGTCAGAGTGGTCGTAAGGAGCTGGCGAGAGGTATCGCAGACGGATTCTCTAGATACTATGAGAAGTTTGTACGAGCTACCAGCACCCAGCGACGGAAGCAGCAAGAGACCACCGAGTCAGCATCTGATGAAGAGTCTACAGCGCAGCAGAGTAGTACTACGACCTCAGAGAGTGGGGAGTATTACCGCATACAGATCGCCTCTTCTCGCCAACCGCTCAAGACGAGTGATCCTTACTTTCGCAATGTAAGCGATGTACAGCGTGAGCAGTGTGGCAAGCTTTACCTTTATACGGCTGAGCAGTGCAGCTCTCTCAGTGAGGCGCGTCAGGCTCAGCGACGACTAGCTAAGCGCTATCCAGACTGCTACATCGTACGCTACCGCAAGGGCGTAAGAGATAAAGAAATTTACTAAGAGACACAGCTGCATCATGCCACAGAAAAGACTCATACGACAGACTGTTAAAATAGGATTCTTCACCCTCTTAGCGATTGTAATCCTATATCTAGGGATCACTTACCTCAAGGGGCTCTCCCTATCGGCTCGCTCTAAGACCTACTATGTCGCTATGAATGATGTGACGGGGATCAATGTGGCTACACGGGTCTTCGTCAATGGCTACAAGGTGGGCTCTGTACGGGAGATGAAGTATGACTACCGCAACAATGGCGAGACGATCCTCACGCTCACGCTAGACCCTGACATCAAGCTACCACAAGGTACACAGGTGCAGGTCGCCCAGACGCTCTTCAGTGGTGCACTGGTCAACCTAGTTCTTCCTGAGGTAGAGACGGGTGCCTATATCAATGCAAGAGACACCATACCTATGTCTACTCGCCGATCTGCCAAGAGCTTGGAGCAGCTACAAAACGAGTTCGTGCCGCGACTCTCTACTACGCTCAGCCGTATGGATAGCGTCTTGCTACAGGCCAACGCGATCCTCTCGAACCCCAACATAGAGCCGACGCTCTCTGATGTACGTCAGTCGGCACAGCATATCAACGCTTCGTCAGCTCAGCTACAGCAATCGCTGCGCTCACTTCCCTCAATTATGGGGCGTATAGACGACACCTCGGTAGATGTGGCAAACTTTGCCTCTAGGCTTGACTCGCTGCAGTTACAAGAGACGATAGCCAATCTAGAGAGTACCTCTCGTGAACTCAAGAGCTTCACCCAGAGGCTCAACCAGTCCAATGGAACCGTCGGCAGGCTCCTCAATGAGGATGGACTCTACAACCGCATCGACAGCG is part of the Porphyromonas asaccharolytica DSM 20707 genome and harbors:
- a CDS encoding T9SS type A sorting domain-containing protein, coding for MNHSFISKLLAVGVVALSWVGGLVAQQSFGGVPAGFTASTTELRSAGATPVIRVLPEFNVQDFKTAHQWNKGQVQFKRLTIGRVLETSIDFSRQAQATELEYGKVIYRLRISSPGAQAMTLLYDDFFIPNDGGRLYIYTPDRSVLLGAYTYETHPKHGGFANEPLNGDEVIMEYEPGRTGAMPTLLVSGVGYIYDARVDNGTNKLRMLYPGEDESGDPIPQIGINCPEGAEWQTEKAGVCQLIMYDEEGIGLCSGNLMNNTNLDFRPFILSAAHCISLTTKQEVAQKYLDKWTFVFHYEKPTCSNGSVALNRGKSVVGCDVRTFLPFLGMSDGLLLEAHTQVPENYRVYYNGWDRWSVLPKTPAVGIHHPMGDAKKISIADGPIRIGQWDTGDGEAGAEKAHFEFQYTHGATEGGSSGSSLFSAEHLVVGTLTGGRTGGDDFYGRLKFHWDHFKKNDSIDCMDIYLDPKEGGSARKLEGTWRNGLKPLQPVSDFKVQVTNTEAHLSWTAIDKNTIPAEWKVFYRIYRNGAFITEVTENKYTESREVALGDKAREGSVVYGVQVRYDYGGKTLPDDGYNGGAAYTSGESDLIEQGAFWGNAVHTMPATAKASSNGVLVSWHDPANLQEVSLFGYPNKMEFITYKHPKAELKGRYTTPNRYNLTVRIASDRFVGEATPTLYAVRLVPDSLINVPDAKDAQRYTIILRNGTERNDKVGGIAGITYEQMFNVPQDWKPGEWVTVVLDKPFRINPMNDLFIGYGITNNDNAAGVVCVKNTNDALRPYVDAFLLSGQRSVPYPESKYKGSTVPEEYHAMRFVFAPSENVEKHNDFTCFAKGKVPVPFPKVKSYKLLKNGKVIAEGLTANEYQDATGNTTDSYTVEVVYEDGGAYAPVGVSEVERSLEPVAYPTQLDATAQLYVENSAEVLTLRVLTVDGTNVMQIDQPGRVVDLSTLPAGQYVVVMQTAAGTFTQYITK
- the ltrA gene encoding group II intron reverse transcriptase/maturase is translated as MKLIEQILAKNNVREALNRVVSNKGASGIDGMKVEELRDYMNANWTSIKQSILERRYKPAPVRRVEIPKPNGGVRKLGIPTVVDRTLQQSIVQVLTPIFEAEFQENSYGFRPGRSCEQAVQKLLEYLNEGAEWIVDIDLEKFFDNVPQDKLMSYVGRVIHDPDTESLIRKYLKSGVMENGLYEATELGTPQGGNLSPLLSNVMLNELDKEMVRRGLRYVRYADDCVIAVRSEASAKRVMHSVTQWIERVLGLKVNATKTHVCRPSKLKYLGFGFYKSPQTKQWTARPHEDSVAKFVRKLKKLCKRSWSISMTARITMLNRVIRGWINYFAIGAMKGKMVGIDEHLRTMLRKVIWKQWKTPRKRAWGLRKLGICNDLAKLTSCSGDRYEWVVRRTCVVRAISKDVLARRGLVSCLDYYAIRHSLKTN
- a CDS encoding glycoside hydrolase family 10 protein; this encodes MPKRLISTLCQSALLLLTLFLFSQCGARKATPRRPHVELPECSISDDAYSVPQLPGAEMRAVWLTSIFGLDWPKVSADTYSGMVRQQESLDKMLDAFVQAGINTVFLQVRLRGDLLYPSSVEPLSPTVSKTGALPNGYDPLQYAIDACHHRGLSVHAWMVVYPLGTNDHVRSLAKQGKGFYAAHPELCLRQGNAWFMDPAQPAVRTHMAQLVRDLVTRYDVDGVHLDYIRYPDGPKKFDDLKSYQRMNPKRLPRMEWREANVTAMIDTLHRTLQEVAPEVALSTACIGKYQQLPKPAPGGYFCKNDVSQDPLVWFQRGIVDFIVPMIYYKDAHFNYYIADWAKRIAPYGPIVAGLGVYRLYDNSRWKLQDIYNQLDTLSHYGLSGVSYYRAEQFLQMYDQLPAERQDQLLLPTRRPAFGAEPRIPFGMAKVEEIVDQGERLTISWSYDLQEPTGHTFNLYYRLYGSHLDCPLVLLGQNLAGRSATISRDFLPEDVLVEFFVEPAAFSGHTGKLSAGALYYNSRELKK
- the hemW gene encoding radical SAM family heme chaperone HemW — translated: MWGLYLHIPFCPTRCIYCDFYSQSDLSLQSAFVEALCRELTIYCDRGLWATAPRTIYLGGGTPSSLPLPLLERLMQHIHSLWRLDKSIEITIEANPEDVSPEWARGVAQLGFNRISLGVQSLSDETLRFLQRRHSAAQAELAISYIREAGISNVSIDLIFALPKGYEQHWFESLAHALVLPVTHLSAYGLTYESGTRLDRMRESGAVTPSSEETYVKQYYALVAACRKAGFTHYELSNWALPGFASQHNSAYWDGTPYLGLGPSAHSYMARHRWWNLSDIHLYIERLQQDTLPIADEEWLSLTELSEECIMLGLRTSRGIDLRRPVLQGVPLMDRATPWLDQGLLTYTADDHLRLTHEGLIWCDRICTALC
- a CDS encoding flavodoxin; amino-acid sequence: MKNTGLYFGSSTGHVEGIADKVAQLLGIDAANVHNVADATPESALAYDLLIFGSSTWGYGDLQDDWEGFLPKLVKQDLSGKQFAVFGCGDSSSYPDTFCDAMAEIAEQVTAAGATLVGQIPAEGYSYEATRCEVDGQLIGCCLDEDNESDETDDRLDTWVQAIQKA
- a CDS encoding DUF2023 family protein produces the protein MSTEWVMLSDKVYEFQKGIRPLFLCTVSREVAPLLMRRLERAGIAYHLEEISSVSPRVNLFFGKKLCIAIISEMVRGRSLTMLSPEEDFILGTLLGYDTCQQCERYQRRKQSMRQVAAS